The following proteins come from a genomic window of Macadamia integrifolia cultivar HAES 741 chromosome 14, SCU_Mint_v3, whole genome shotgun sequence:
- the LOC122061864 gene encoding grpE protein homolog 2, mitochondrial-like isoform X1 — protein sequence MVGGSWGLIRRQPLFSGETYLSRRRLLVQLWACTSKRGISTENVAEFSAQPKMLSQPKQMAVACTGPFWSRYNRVIAQTLPRQVTLNRSVLNSQQYAISSSASPETNEKETNQAGEGHAATVEKNNASTNGEAEETSADNKGPYKTEDAGSDSELKTPTSQYVRRRRKKGTKRTAFSDSETEDELSVDDLVKLVAEKEELMQIKTKEIEKMQDKVLRTYAEMENVMDRTKREAENSKKFAIQNFAKSLLDVADNLGRASSVVKDSFLKIDASKDTVGAMPLLKTLLEGVEMTDKQLAEVFRKFGLEKYDPVDEPFDPNRHNAVFQMPDDSKPPGTVATVLKSGYMLHERVIRPAEVGVTQASENNKNEEE from the exons ATGGTTGGCGGCAGTTGGGGCTTGATCCGGCGACAGCCTCTCTTTTCCGGCGAAACCTACCTTTCTAGGCGGCGCCTTCTAG TTCAGTTATGGGCCTGCACATCTAAACGGGGTATCAGCACAGAAAATGTGGCTGAGTTCTCAGCACAACCTAAAATGCTTTCTCAGCCTAAGCAAATGG CTGTTGCCTGCACTGGACCTTTCTGGTCACGCTACAACAGAGTAATTGCACAG ACCTTACCTAGGCAGGTGACATTGAATCGCTCAGTCCTCAATTCTCAGCAATATGCAATCTCATCATCAGCATCCCCCGAAACCAATGAGAAAGAGACAAACCAAGCTGGGGAAGGCCATGCAGCTACTgtagaaaaaaataatgctTCTACAAATGGAGAGGCAGAAGAGACAAGTGCTGATAACAAAGGTCCATATAAAACAGAAGATGCAGGTTCTGATTCGGAACTGAAAACTCCTACCTCTCAATATgtcaggaggaggaggaagaagggtaCTAAACGAACTGCGTTTTCTGATTCAGAGACGGAAGATGAACTTTCTGTTGATGATCTGGTAAAGCTTGTTGCGGAGAAAGAagaattgatgcagattaaaACCAAGGAGATAGAGAAAATGCAAGATAAAGTTCTACGTACTTATGCAGAAATGGAAAATGTTATGGATAGGACGAAACGTGAAGCAGAGAACTCCAAAAAATTTGCTATTCAA AACTTTGCCAAGAGCCTGTTAGATGTTGCAGACAATTTGGGAAGGGCTTCATCTGTTGTTAAAGATAGCTTCTTGAAAATTGATGCATCCAAGGACACAGTTGGAGCCATGCCACTTCTAAAAACGCTTCTGGAAGGTGTGGAAATGACTGATAAACAGCTTGCAGAG GTGTTTAGAAAGTTTGGTCTGGAGAAATATGATCCGGTGGATGAGCCGTTTGATCCAAATAGGCATAATGCAGTCTTCCAAATGCCTGATGATTCTAAGCCTCCTGGCACAGTTGCTACCGTCCTGAAG TCGGGGTACATGCTGCATGAACGAGTTATTAGGCCAGCAGAGGTTGGTGTTACCCAAGCTTCAGAGAAcaataaaaatgaagaagaataa
- the LOC122061612 gene encoding probable phospholipid-transporting ATPase 4 isoform X2 yields MSPAGRIRGKLRWSNLYSFSCFRPPVLESDGQNPLGGPGFSRVVHCNQPRVHRRKPLKYPTNYISTTKYNIITFLPKAIFEQFRRVANLYFLMAAILSLTPVAPFSAVSMIAPLAFVVGLSMAKEALEDWRRFMQDMKVNSRKISIHKGNGRFSYKPWQKVRVGDIVKVEKDQFFPADLLLLSSSYEDGICYVETMNLDGETNLKVKRCLEVTLSLEEDAAFGDFTGIIRCEDPNPNLYTFVGNLEYDRQVYALDPSQILLRDSKLRNTAYVYGVVIFTGHDSKVMQNSTRSPSKRSRIERKMDYIIYFLFTLLVLISLISSIGFAVKTKFDMPKAWYLQPKNTTNLYDPSRPALSGIFHLVTALILYGYLIPISLYVSIEVVKVLQAMFINQDLHMYDEESGNPALARTSNLNEELGQVDTILSDKTGTLTCNQMDFLKCSIAGVSYGVRSSEVEIAAAKQMASDLDGPNSEISGMPTQNSRIEDPWDNSGVGFAGSEIELETVVTSNDEKEPKPMIKGFSFEDSRLMNGNWLKEPNADVILLFFRILAICHTAIPEPNEETGSFNYEAESPDEGAFLLAAREFGFEFCKRTQTSVFIRERYPSGRPIEREYKVLNLLEFNSKRKRMTVIVQDEDGQILLLCKGADSIIFDRLAKNGRVFEEYTSRHLNEYGESGLRTLALAYRKLEEPEYTAWNSEFLRAKTTIGPDREAMLERVSDMMEKDLILVGATAVEDKLQKGVPQCIDKLAQAGLKIWVLTGDKMETAINIGYACSLLRQGMKRICITTMNTDLLAQDAKKAVKENVLMQITNASQMIKLEKDPHAAFALVIDGKTLVYALEDDMKHQFLSLAVDCASVICCRVSPRQKALVTRLVKEGTGKTTLAIGDGANDVGMIQEADIGVGISGVEGMQAVMASDFAIAQFRFLERLLVVHGHWCYKRIAQMICYFFYKNIAFGLTLFYFEAYTGFSGQSVYDDWYMLLFNVILTSLPVISLGVFEQDVSSEVCLQFPALYQQGPRNLFFDWYRIFGWMANGLYSSLIIFFLNINIFYDQAFRAGGQTSDMASVGATMFTCIIWAVNCQIALTMSHFTWIQHLFVWGSIGTWYIFLVLYGMLSPILSGNAFQILVEALAPAPIYWSVTLLVTIACNLPYLAHISFQRSFNPMDHHVIQEIKYYKKDVEDKHMWTRERSKARQETKIGFSARVDAKIRHLKGKLHKKYSSLGVQNVIPAS; encoded by the exons atgTCACCAGCGGGCAGAATTAGGGGGAAGCTCCGATGGAGCAATCTCTACTCGTTCTCTTGCTTTCGTCCGCCTGTCTTAGAGTCAGACGGCCAAAATCCCCTTGGAGGCCCTGGTTTCTCACGGGTCGTCCACTGCAACCAACCTCGTGTGCACCGGAGAAAGCCTCTGAAATACCCAACGAATTATATATCCACCACCAAATACAATATCATCACTTTCCTGCCCAAGGCGATCTTTGAGCAGTTTCGGCGGGTGGCAAACCTCTACTTTCTGATGGCTGCAATTCTGTCGCTCACACCCGTTGCTCCATTCTCTGCTGTAAGTATGATCGCTCCACTAGCCTTTGTTGTTGGTCTCAGTATGGCAAAGGAAGCTTTGGAAGATTGGCGTAGATTTATGCAGGATATGAAGGTCAATTCCCGAAAAATTAGTATTCATAAAGGTAATGGCAGGTTTAGTTACAAACCCTGGCAGAAGGTTCGAGTTGGAGATATTGTCAAAGTCGAGAAGGATCAGTTTTTCCCTGCAGATTTGCTTCTTCTGTCATCGAGTTATGAAGATGGGATTTGCTATGTGGAGACTATGAATTTGGATGGTGAGACAAACCTGAAAGTGAAGAGATGTTTGGAGGTGACATTGTCCTTGGAGGAAGATGCAGCATTCGGGGATTTTACAGGAATAATCAGATGTGAAGACCCAAATCCTAACCTCTACACTTTTGTGGGTAATCTCGAGTATGACCGTCAGGTCTATGCACTTGACCCTAGTCAGATTCTTCTTCGGGATTCTAAGCTCAGAAATACTGCTTATGTCTATGGGGTGGTAATATTCACTGGCCATGATAGCAAAGTCATGCAGAATTCGACAAGATCCCCCTCTAAAAGGAGCCGAATTGAAAGGAAAATGGATTACATTATCTACTTTCTTTTTACCCTGCTCGTTTTAATCTCATTGATCAGCTCTATAGGCTTTGCGGTGAAGACAAAGTTTGATATGCCAAAGGCATGGTACTTGCAACCTAAGAATACCACAAATTTGTATGATCCATCAAGACCTGCATTGTCAGGCATTTTCCATCTGGTCACTGCTCTTATCCTCTATGGATATTTAATACCCATTTCACTCTATGTTTCAATTGAGGTAGTGAAGGTTTTGCAAGCGATGTTCATTAACCAAGACTTGCACATGTATGATGAGGAGAGTGGGAATCCTGCACTGGCACGAACATCAAATTTGAATGAGGAGCTAGGTCAGGTTGACACAATCCTCTCAGATAAGACTGGCACTTTGACGTGTAATCAGATGGATTTCCTGAAGTGTTCCATTGCTGGTGTTTCTTATGGTGTGCGTTCCAGTGAGGTTGAAATTGCCGCAGCAAAGCAGATGGCTTCTGACCTTGATGGGCCGAATTCAGAAATTTCTGGTATGCCTACTCAAAACAGCAGAATTGAGGATCCTTGGGATAACAGTGGAGTTGGTTTTGCGGGGTCAGAGATTGAACTAGAGACTGTTGTTACTTCTAATGATGAAAAGGAGCCGAAACCTATGATAAAGGGGTTCAGTTTTGAGGACAGCCGCCTCATGAATGGAAATTGGTTGAAAGAACCCAATGCAGATGTCATTTTGTTGTTCTTTCGAATATTGGCTATTTGTCATACTGCAATTCCTGAGCCTAATGAGGAAACTGGCAGTTTCAATTATGAAGCAGAATCACCAGATGAAGGAGCATTTCTTCTTGCGGCTAGGGAGTTTGGATTTGAGTTCTGCAAGCGGACTCAAACGAGTGTTTTCATCCGAGAAAGATATCCTTCTGGGCGCCCCATTGAGAG GGAGTACAAAGTCCTAAATCTACTGGAATTCAATAGCAAACGAAAGCGAATGACTGTAATTGTCCAGGATGAGGATGGGCAGATCCTTCTTCTGTGCAAAGGTGCAGACAG CATAATTTTTGATCGCCTAGCCAAAAATGGAAGAGTGTTTGAAGAGTATACAAGTAGGCATTTGAATGAATATGGAGAATCAGGGCTGCGGACATTGGCACTTGCATACAGAAAACTTGAAGAGCCTGAGTATACTGCTTGGAACAGTGAATTTCTCCGAGCAAAGACTACTATAGGTCCTGACAGAGAGGCCATGCTTGAACGGGTTTCAGATATGATGGAGAAGGATCTGATTCTCGTTGGTGCTACAGCTGTAGAGGACAAACTACAGAAAGGG GTGCCTCAGTGCATAGATAAACTAGCACAAGCTGGTCTTAAGATCTGGGTTCTGACAGGCGATAAGATGGAAACTgcgatcaacatagg ATATGCATGCAGTCTACTCCGTCAGGGCATGAAGCGGATCTGCATAACAACAATGAACACAGATTTGTTAGCCCAAGATGCTAAGAAG GCTGTGAAAGAAAACGTTTTGATGCAAATCACTAATGCTTCACAAATGATTAAGCTGGAAAAGGACCCTCATGCTGCCTTTGCTTTAGTTATTGATGGGAAAACTCTAGTCTATGCTTTAGAGGACGATATGAAGCATCAATTTCTGAGTTTAGCTGTTGACTGTGCATCTGTCATATGCTGCCGGGTCTCACCAAGGCAGAAGGCACTG GTTACAAGGTTAGTAAAAGAAGGAACTGGAAAAACAACTTTAGCAATTGGTGATGGTGCTAACGATGTTGGTATGATTCAAGAGGCAGACATTGGCGTAGGTATCAGTGGGGTCGAAGGGATGCAG GCTGTAATGGCTAGTGACTTTGCCATTGCGCAGTTCAGGTTTTTGGAGCGGCTTTTAGTTGTCCATGGGCACTGGTGCTATAAGAGGATTGCTCAGATG ATTTGCTATTTCTTTTACAAGAATATAGCCTTTGGCCTCACCCTCTTCTACTTTGAGGCATACACTGGCTTTTCTGGGCAATCAGTCTACGATGACTGGTATATGCTACTGTTCAATGTCATCCTTACGTCATTGCCTGTTATTTCACTAGGAGTTTTTGAGCAAGATGTTTCTTCTGAAGTTTGCTTACAG TTCCCAGCTCTATACCAACAAGGACCTAGAAATCTGTTCTTTGACTGGTATAGGATATTTGGGTGGATGGCAAACGGTCTCTATTCATCTctaatcatcttcttcctcaataTAAACATATTCTATGACCAGGCATTCCGTGCTGGAGGCCAGACTTCTGACATGGCTTCCGTAGGAGCCACAATGTTCACTTGCATCATTTGGGCTGTAAACTGCCAGATTGCACTCACAATGAGTCACTTTACATGGATTCAACACCTCTTCGTCTGGGGCAGCATCGGCACGTGGTACATTTTTCTTGTACTCTACGGCATGCTGTCTCCAATCTTATCTGGTAATGCGTTCCAAATTCTCGTGGAAGCTCTTGCCCCTGCGCCCATTTATTGGTCTGTCACCCTCTTGGTTACAATTGCTTGTAATCTCCCCTACCTGGCGCACATATCATTCCAAAGATCCTTCAACCCCATGGACCATCATGTCATCCAAGAGATCAAGTATTACAAGAAAGATGTGGAGGATAAACACATGTGGACGAGGGAACGATCCAAAGCAAGGCAGGAGACCAAGATTGGGTTCTCAGCGAGGGTGGACGCTAAGATCAGGCATTTGAAAGGCAAGTTGCATAAGAAGTATTCATCTTTAGGTGTGCAGAATGTAATCCCAGCTTCATAA
- the LOC122061612 gene encoding probable phospholipid-transporting ATPase 4 isoform X1, translating into MSPAGRIRGKLRWSNLYSFSCFRPPVLESDGQNPLGGPGFSRVVHCNQPRVHRRKPLKYPTNYISTTKYNIITFLPKAIFEQFRRVANLYFLMAAILSLTPVAPFSAVSMIAPLAFVVGLSMAKEALEDWRRFMQDMKVNSRKISIHKGNGRFSYKPWQKVRVGDIVKVEKDQFFPADLLLLSSSYEDGICYVETMNLDGETNLKVKRCLEVTLSLEEDAAFGDFTGIIRCEDPNPNLYTFVGNLEYDRQVYALDPSQILLRDSKLRNTAYVYGVVIFTGHDSKVMQNSTRSPSKRSRIERKMDYIIYFLFTLLVLISLISSIGFAVKTKFDMPKAWYLQPKNTTNLYDPSRPALSGIFHLVTALILYGYLIPISLYVSIEVVKVLQAMFINQDLHMYDEESGNPALARTSNLNEELGQVDTILSDKTGTLTCNQMDFLKCSIAGVSYGVRSSEVEIAAAKQMASDLDGPNSEISGMPTQNSRIEDPWDNSGVGFAGSEIELETVVTSNDEKEPKPMIKGFSFEDSRLMNGNWLKEPNADVILLFFRILAICHTAIPEPNEETGSFNYEAESPDEGAFLLAAREFGFEFCKRTQTSVFIRERYPSGRPIEREYKVLNLLEFNSKRKRMTVIVQDEDGQILLLCKGADSIIFDRLAKNGRVFEEYTSRHLNEYGESGLRTLALAYRKLEEPEYTAWNSEFLRAKTTIGPDREAMLERVSDMMEKDLILVGATAVEDKLQKGVPQCIDKLAQAGLKIWVLTGDKMETAINIGYACSLLRQGMKRICITTMNTDLLAQDAKKAFFLSLVPEQAVKENVLMQITNASQMIKLEKDPHAAFALVIDGKTLVYALEDDMKHQFLSLAVDCASVICCRVSPRQKALVTRLVKEGTGKTTLAIGDGANDVGMIQEADIGVGISGVEGMQAVMASDFAIAQFRFLERLLVVHGHWCYKRIAQMICYFFYKNIAFGLTLFYFEAYTGFSGQSVYDDWYMLLFNVILTSLPVISLGVFEQDVSSEVCLQFPALYQQGPRNLFFDWYRIFGWMANGLYSSLIIFFLNINIFYDQAFRAGGQTSDMASVGATMFTCIIWAVNCQIALTMSHFTWIQHLFVWGSIGTWYIFLVLYGMLSPILSGNAFQILVEALAPAPIYWSVTLLVTIACNLPYLAHISFQRSFNPMDHHVIQEIKYYKKDVEDKHMWTRERSKARQETKIGFSARVDAKIRHLKGKLHKKYSSLGVQNVIPAS; encoded by the exons atgTCACCAGCGGGCAGAATTAGGGGGAAGCTCCGATGGAGCAATCTCTACTCGTTCTCTTGCTTTCGTCCGCCTGTCTTAGAGTCAGACGGCCAAAATCCCCTTGGAGGCCCTGGTTTCTCACGGGTCGTCCACTGCAACCAACCTCGTGTGCACCGGAGAAAGCCTCTGAAATACCCAACGAATTATATATCCACCACCAAATACAATATCATCACTTTCCTGCCCAAGGCGATCTTTGAGCAGTTTCGGCGGGTGGCAAACCTCTACTTTCTGATGGCTGCAATTCTGTCGCTCACACCCGTTGCTCCATTCTCTGCTGTAAGTATGATCGCTCCACTAGCCTTTGTTGTTGGTCTCAGTATGGCAAAGGAAGCTTTGGAAGATTGGCGTAGATTTATGCAGGATATGAAGGTCAATTCCCGAAAAATTAGTATTCATAAAGGTAATGGCAGGTTTAGTTACAAACCCTGGCAGAAGGTTCGAGTTGGAGATATTGTCAAAGTCGAGAAGGATCAGTTTTTCCCTGCAGATTTGCTTCTTCTGTCATCGAGTTATGAAGATGGGATTTGCTATGTGGAGACTATGAATTTGGATGGTGAGACAAACCTGAAAGTGAAGAGATGTTTGGAGGTGACATTGTCCTTGGAGGAAGATGCAGCATTCGGGGATTTTACAGGAATAATCAGATGTGAAGACCCAAATCCTAACCTCTACACTTTTGTGGGTAATCTCGAGTATGACCGTCAGGTCTATGCACTTGACCCTAGTCAGATTCTTCTTCGGGATTCTAAGCTCAGAAATACTGCTTATGTCTATGGGGTGGTAATATTCACTGGCCATGATAGCAAAGTCATGCAGAATTCGACAAGATCCCCCTCTAAAAGGAGCCGAATTGAAAGGAAAATGGATTACATTATCTACTTTCTTTTTACCCTGCTCGTTTTAATCTCATTGATCAGCTCTATAGGCTTTGCGGTGAAGACAAAGTTTGATATGCCAAAGGCATGGTACTTGCAACCTAAGAATACCACAAATTTGTATGATCCATCAAGACCTGCATTGTCAGGCATTTTCCATCTGGTCACTGCTCTTATCCTCTATGGATATTTAATACCCATTTCACTCTATGTTTCAATTGAGGTAGTGAAGGTTTTGCAAGCGATGTTCATTAACCAAGACTTGCACATGTATGATGAGGAGAGTGGGAATCCTGCACTGGCACGAACATCAAATTTGAATGAGGAGCTAGGTCAGGTTGACACAATCCTCTCAGATAAGACTGGCACTTTGACGTGTAATCAGATGGATTTCCTGAAGTGTTCCATTGCTGGTGTTTCTTATGGTGTGCGTTCCAGTGAGGTTGAAATTGCCGCAGCAAAGCAGATGGCTTCTGACCTTGATGGGCCGAATTCAGAAATTTCTGGTATGCCTACTCAAAACAGCAGAATTGAGGATCCTTGGGATAACAGTGGAGTTGGTTTTGCGGGGTCAGAGATTGAACTAGAGACTGTTGTTACTTCTAATGATGAAAAGGAGCCGAAACCTATGATAAAGGGGTTCAGTTTTGAGGACAGCCGCCTCATGAATGGAAATTGGTTGAAAGAACCCAATGCAGATGTCATTTTGTTGTTCTTTCGAATATTGGCTATTTGTCATACTGCAATTCCTGAGCCTAATGAGGAAACTGGCAGTTTCAATTATGAAGCAGAATCACCAGATGAAGGAGCATTTCTTCTTGCGGCTAGGGAGTTTGGATTTGAGTTCTGCAAGCGGACTCAAACGAGTGTTTTCATCCGAGAAAGATATCCTTCTGGGCGCCCCATTGAGAG GGAGTACAAAGTCCTAAATCTACTGGAATTCAATAGCAAACGAAAGCGAATGACTGTAATTGTCCAGGATGAGGATGGGCAGATCCTTCTTCTGTGCAAAGGTGCAGACAG CATAATTTTTGATCGCCTAGCCAAAAATGGAAGAGTGTTTGAAGAGTATACAAGTAGGCATTTGAATGAATATGGAGAATCAGGGCTGCGGACATTGGCACTTGCATACAGAAAACTTGAAGAGCCTGAGTATACTGCTTGGAACAGTGAATTTCTCCGAGCAAAGACTACTATAGGTCCTGACAGAGAGGCCATGCTTGAACGGGTTTCAGATATGATGGAGAAGGATCTGATTCTCGTTGGTGCTACAGCTGTAGAGGACAAACTACAGAAAGGG GTGCCTCAGTGCATAGATAAACTAGCACAAGCTGGTCTTAAGATCTGGGTTCTGACAGGCGATAAGATGGAAACTgcgatcaacatagg ATATGCATGCAGTCTACTCCGTCAGGGCATGAAGCGGATCTGCATAACAACAATGAACACAGATTTGTTAGCCCAAGATGCTAAGAAG GCTTTTTTCTTGTCTTTGGTTCCTGAGCAGGCTGTGAAAGAAAACGTTTTGATGCAAATCACTAATGCTTCACAAATGATTAAGCTGGAAAAGGACCCTCATGCTGCCTTTGCTTTAGTTATTGATGGGAAAACTCTAGTCTATGCTTTAGAGGACGATATGAAGCATCAATTTCTGAGTTTAGCTGTTGACTGTGCATCTGTCATATGCTGCCGGGTCTCACCAAGGCAGAAGGCACTG GTTACAAGGTTAGTAAAAGAAGGAACTGGAAAAACAACTTTAGCAATTGGTGATGGTGCTAACGATGTTGGTATGATTCAAGAGGCAGACATTGGCGTAGGTATCAGTGGGGTCGAAGGGATGCAG GCTGTAATGGCTAGTGACTTTGCCATTGCGCAGTTCAGGTTTTTGGAGCGGCTTTTAGTTGTCCATGGGCACTGGTGCTATAAGAGGATTGCTCAGATG ATTTGCTATTTCTTTTACAAGAATATAGCCTTTGGCCTCACCCTCTTCTACTTTGAGGCATACACTGGCTTTTCTGGGCAATCAGTCTACGATGACTGGTATATGCTACTGTTCAATGTCATCCTTACGTCATTGCCTGTTATTTCACTAGGAGTTTTTGAGCAAGATGTTTCTTCTGAAGTTTGCTTACAG TTCCCAGCTCTATACCAACAAGGACCTAGAAATCTGTTCTTTGACTGGTATAGGATATTTGGGTGGATGGCAAACGGTCTCTATTCATCTctaatcatcttcttcctcaataTAAACATATTCTATGACCAGGCATTCCGTGCTGGAGGCCAGACTTCTGACATGGCTTCCGTAGGAGCCACAATGTTCACTTGCATCATTTGGGCTGTAAACTGCCAGATTGCACTCACAATGAGTCACTTTACATGGATTCAACACCTCTTCGTCTGGGGCAGCATCGGCACGTGGTACATTTTTCTTGTACTCTACGGCATGCTGTCTCCAATCTTATCTGGTAATGCGTTCCAAATTCTCGTGGAAGCTCTTGCCCCTGCGCCCATTTATTGGTCTGTCACCCTCTTGGTTACAATTGCTTGTAATCTCCCCTACCTGGCGCACATATCATTCCAAAGATCCTTCAACCCCATGGACCATCATGTCATCCAAGAGATCAAGTATTACAAGAAAGATGTGGAGGATAAACACATGTGGACGAGGGAACGATCCAAAGCAAGGCAGGAGACCAAGATTGGGTTCTCAGCGAGGGTGGACGCTAAGATCAGGCATTTGAAAGGCAAGTTGCATAAGAAGTATTCATCTTTAGGTGTGCAGAATGTAATCCCAGCTTCATAA
- the LOC122061864 gene encoding grpE protein homolog 2, mitochondrial-like isoform X2, with amino-acid sequence MVGGSWGLIRRQPLFSGETYLSRRRLLVQLWACTSKRGISTENVAEFSAQPKMLSQPKQMAVACTGPFWSRYNRVIAQTLPRQVTLNRSVLNSQQYAISSSASPETNEKETNQAGEGHAATVEKNNASTNGEAEETSADNKGPYKTEDAETEDELSVDDLVKLVAEKEELMQIKTKEIEKMQDKVLRTYAEMENVMDRTKREAENSKKFAIQNFAKSLLDVADNLGRASSVVKDSFLKIDASKDTVGAMPLLKTLLEGVEMTDKQLAEVFRKFGLEKYDPVDEPFDPNRHNAVFQMPDDSKPPGTVATVLKSGYMLHERVIRPAEVGVTQASENNKNEEE; translated from the exons ATGGTTGGCGGCAGTTGGGGCTTGATCCGGCGACAGCCTCTCTTTTCCGGCGAAACCTACCTTTCTAGGCGGCGCCTTCTAG TTCAGTTATGGGCCTGCACATCTAAACGGGGTATCAGCACAGAAAATGTGGCTGAGTTCTCAGCACAACCTAAAATGCTTTCTCAGCCTAAGCAAATGG CTGTTGCCTGCACTGGACCTTTCTGGTCACGCTACAACAGAGTAATTGCACAG ACCTTACCTAGGCAGGTGACATTGAATCGCTCAGTCCTCAATTCTCAGCAATATGCAATCTCATCATCAGCATCCCCCGAAACCAATGAGAAAGAGACAAACCAAGCTGGGGAAGGCCATGCAGCTACTgtagaaaaaaataatgctTCTACAAATGGAGAGGCAGAAGAGACAAGTGCTGATAACAAAGGTCCATATAAAACAGAAGATGCAG AGACGGAAGATGAACTTTCTGTTGATGATCTGGTAAAGCTTGTTGCGGAGAAAGAagaattgatgcagattaaaACCAAGGAGATAGAGAAAATGCAAGATAAAGTTCTACGTACTTATGCAGAAATGGAAAATGTTATGGATAGGACGAAACGTGAAGCAGAGAACTCCAAAAAATTTGCTATTCAA AACTTTGCCAAGAGCCTGTTAGATGTTGCAGACAATTTGGGAAGGGCTTCATCTGTTGTTAAAGATAGCTTCTTGAAAATTGATGCATCCAAGGACACAGTTGGAGCCATGCCACTTCTAAAAACGCTTCTGGAAGGTGTGGAAATGACTGATAAACAGCTTGCAGAG GTGTTTAGAAAGTTTGGTCTGGAGAAATATGATCCGGTGGATGAGCCGTTTGATCCAAATAGGCATAATGCAGTCTTCCAAATGCCTGATGATTCTAAGCCTCCTGGCACAGTTGCTACCGTCCTGAAG TCGGGGTACATGCTGCATGAACGAGTTATTAGGCCAGCAGAGGTTGGTGTTACCCAAGCTTCAGAGAAcaataaaaatgaagaagaataa